Proteins encoded in a region of the Nicotiana tomentosiformis chromosome 9, ASM39032v3, whole genome shotgun sequence genome:
- the LOC104102559 gene encoding probable LRR receptor-like serine/threonine-protein kinase At3g47570 yields the protein MVGLEFLDLSHNNISGTIPKYFEKLQFLKYFNVSYNKLYGEIPSAGSFKNLSSQFFLFNEALCSLLRFSVLPCPTSSKHRSNRNRMLVLFVLLGIALVFVPITFVLVWIRYRKGKRAPSQADSLSIATRGRISYYELLQVTDALSESNLIDSGSFGSVYKGILRTGSPIAVKVFNLQLESSFKSFDTNVKFCVISAIGISRKLSLVVPTLILRL from the coding sequence ATGGTAGGTTTAGAATTCCTAGACCTTTCTCATAACAATATATCAGGAACCATTCCCAAGTATTTTGAGAAACTTCAATTCCTGAAGTATTTCAATGTCTCTTACAACAAGTTGTATGGTGAAATACCCTCTGCGGGTTCTTTCAAGAACCTCTCGAGTCAGTTTTTTCTCTTTAACGAAGCATTATGTAGTTTGCTAAGATTTAGTGTCCTGCCATGCCCAACTTCTTCAAAGCATAGATCAAATAGGAACAGAATGCTCGTTCTATTTGTTCTACTCGGAATCGCACTGGTATTTGTTCCTATCACCTTTGTACTTGTATGGATAAGGTATAGAAAAGGTAAAAGAGCTCCTTCACAAGCTGATTCATTGTCTATAGCAACAAGAGGAAGAATTTCATATTATGAACTGCTCCAAGTAACTGATGCGCTTAGCGAAAGTAACTTGATTGATTCTGGGAGTTTTGGCTCTGTCTACAAAGGCATACTCAGAACTGGGTCTCCTATTGCAGTTAAGGTGTTCAATCTTCAATTGGAATCGTCATTCAAGAGTTTTGATACGAATGTGAAGTTTTGCGTAATCTCTGCCATAGGAATCTCACGAAAATTATCACTAGTTGTTCCAACCTTGATTTTAAGGCTTTAG